The following are from one region of the Penaeus chinensis breed Huanghai No. 1 chromosome 32, ASM1920278v2, whole genome shotgun sequence genome:
- the LOC125042691 gene encoding 1,2-dihydroxy-3-keto-5-methylthiopentene dioxygenase-like isoform X1 produces MSVYVHMTTKRFGWKGQKRKKYKMVNAWYMDSSDEDKRNEHHLSPPEYVTLEKLRADTGVLYWKLDEKNFEPELEKIKSSRGYTYSDVIQVSPEKLPNYDEKLKNFYEEHIHTDEEIRFVLEGSGYFDIRDKKDKWIRIEVTAGDLLILPAGIYHRFTLDTKNYIKAMRLFVGVPVWTPHNRPADDMDARKEYVRKQEEGFTEE; encoded by the exons atgagtgtatatgtacatatgacgaCGAAACGGTTTGGATGGAAAG gtcagaaaagaaagaaatacaaaatggtGAATGCTTGGTACATGGACAGCAGTGATGAGGACAAGCGAAATGAGCATCACCTTTCGCCACCAGAATATGTGACCCTTGAGAAACTTCGTGCTGACACTGGAGTTTTATACTGGAAG TTGGATGAGAAAAATTTTGAGCCTGAGCTTGAGAAGATTAAATCCAGCCGAGGTTACACATACTCGGACGTCATTCAAGTCTCACCAGAAAAGCTCCCAAATTACGATGAAAAG CTCAAAAACTTTTACGAGGAACACATCCACACCGATGAAGAAATTCGTTTTGTCCTGGAAGGCTCCGGCTATTTTGACATTCGCGACAAGAAAGACAAGTGGATCAGGATTGAGGTGACAGCTGGAGACCTCCTGATTCTCCCAGCTGGAATCTATCACCGATTCACTTTAGATACGAAG AACTATATCAAGGCCATGAGACTGTTTGTTGGGGTTCCAGTGTGGACTCCGCACAACCGACCTGCTGATGACATGGATGCTCGCAAAGAGTATGTAAGGAAGCAGGAAGAAGGCTTTACTGAGGAgtaa
- the LOC125042691 gene encoding 1,2-dihydroxy-3-keto-5-methylthiopentene dioxygenase-like isoform X2 has protein sequence MVNAWYMDSSDEDKRNEHHLSPPEYVTLEKLRADTGVLYWKLDEKNFEPELEKIKSSRGYTYSDVIQVSPEKLPNYDEKLKNFYEEHIHTDEEIRFVLEGSGYFDIRDKKDKWIRIEVTAGDLLILPAGIYHRFTLDTKNYIKAMRLFVGVPVWTPHNRPADDMDARKEYVRKQEEGFTEE, from the exons atggtGAATGCTTGGTACATGGACAGCAGTGATGAGGACAAGCGAAATGAGCATCACCTTTCGCCACCAGAATATGTGACCCTTGAGAAACTTCGTGCTGACACTGGAGTTTTATACTGGAAG TTGGATGAGAAAAATTTTGAGCCTGAGCTTGAGAAGATTAAATCCAGCCGAGGTTACACATACTCGGACGTCATTCAAGTCTCACCAGAAAAGCTCCCAAATTACGATGAAAAG CTCAAAAACTTTTACGAGGAACACATCCACACCGATGAAGAAATTCGTTTTGTCCTGGAAGGCTCCGGCTATTTTGACATTCGCGACAAGAAAGACAAGTGGATCAGGATTGAGGTGACAGCTGGAGACCTCCTGATTCTCCCAGCTGGAATCTATCACCGATTCACTTTAGATACGAAG AACTATATCAAGGCCATGAGACTGTTTGTTGGGGTTCCAGTGTGGACTCCGCACAACCGACCTGCTGATGACATGGATGCTCGCAAAGAGTATGTAAGGAAGCAGGAAGAAGGCTTTACTGAGGAgtaa